From a region of the Corvus cornix cornix isolate S_Up_H32 chromosome 2, ASM73873v5, whole genome shotgun sequence genome:
- the TCF24 gene encoding transcription factor 24, whose protein sequence is MECGHLAESSEEISSAGAEPNSLLPSSAGSTSCLPLAAAPRAGAAPGRPAAANAARERSRVQTLRHAFLELQKTLPSVPPDTKLSKLDVLLLATTYIAHLTRSLQDEEESPGEGLGTLRGDGYLHPVKKWPMRSRLYIGATGQFLTHSAQGDSANHGETSTSSQI, encoded by the exons ATGGAGTGTGGACACTTAGCGGAGAGCAGCGAGGAGATCTCCAGCGCGGGCGCAGAGCCCAattccctgctgccctcctctgccggcagcacctcctgcctgcccttggCGGCCGCGCCGCGGGCTGGGGCCGCTccgggccgccccgccgccgccaaCGCGGCCCGGGAGCGCAGCCGGGTGCAGACCCTGCGCCACGCCTTCCTCGAGCTGCAGAAGACTCTCCCCTCCGTGCCGCCCGACACCAAGCTCTCCAAGCTGGATGTGCTCCTCCTGGCCACCACCTACATCGCACACCTCACCCGCAGCCTGCAGGATGAGGAGGAGTCACCGGGAGAGGGCTTGGGCACCCTCCGCGGGGATGGATACCTGCACCCGGTCAAG AAGTGGCCCATGCGTTCCAGGTTGTACATTGGAGCCACGGGACAGTTTCTGACTCACTCGGCACAAGGAGACAGCGCAAACCATGGGGAAACATCAACATCTTCACAGATCTAA